Part of the Vitis vinifera cultivar Pinot Noir 40024 chromosome 13, ASM3070453v1 genome is shown below.
ACCTAATAATTCTTGTTAGTTGTTTTTTACATTCAAATGTTGTTTCTAGATTAAAGACTTATATGTCCTAATGGAATATCATTTTCATGGAACATCACATTTAACCACAAGCCTCTTATTAAGCATTTCCCCAAAAGTGGTGAGGGAGAGAAACCATAAAGGacttttgaatatatatatataacaatttttaaaaatatttattaaaataggacacttttaaaactattttcaaatctatAATACTTTTAATAACAAGTagattgaaatataaaaattaaaagattcacCTACTATGGATCTTATCGTCCCTCATAAACTAAAAATCCATAATCTTAATTACTACGAGAATACCATTTAGTTGATTTGTATCTGTTTAAACAGTCTTAGTTAATCTTgtctttttttgataaaaatcgATACACTCTTTATAAGGTTCTCTCGTACCCAAATCAATCAAAAGTTCAGTACTATTAAAACtaatcattttcaaatgatatttgtattgttattaaatatttatttttataacttttatatgtaaacTGAAGTTGCCTTTCTAGAGGACAAATTCCAATTGTtgtttgaaaatagttttaaaaatatcatattttaataaacatttttaaaaaattattgtatttttttgaaaatatcctTTCACATATGACATGTGTTCACTATCTAAGAAGGTTGAATCTTTTGATACTCCAAGCTAACAAATGTAATTGGGCAAGAGAGAGATGAAACAACCTGTCGTTGACCTCCCATCATCTTTCACTACCAAAAAGCTAGAGCTTTGCctttgttttctaaaacttgGTGTAAAGTAGCTACAAGACCTCTCAACTCTTGGGCACCGTTCAAAGTTCCCAAGGCACAAAATGTGGCCCATTGCCcttaatttcttatattatttgCTCTTATTATGCCATCATTTGAActtcatttcttttcccttttgtcCAAACACCAAAGTATGTTGGGGTTCAATGTGACCCCATTTTTATGATTAAGAAATTGACCAAATGTTTAAAGCTTTTAAGCAtaccaaacaacaaaaattagTGCTCTCATCACTTATAGATGTAGCATATCACCATAACCATAAACGGAGGAGCCTCCTAGGTCCCCTGCAAGACAAGATTGTACAAATATTGTTCAACCCACTaatcattatttatttgattaccCCTCGAGtaatcatttttttgtaatcactATAAATGATGGAAATATACATTTTAAACATCGAAAAGTTCTAGTGTTTAAAAATTGTACAATGAAATAggatcaaatataatttaattgttgtgaTTTTcgatttttcatcaaaatatatataattttgagaTACAAAAGGTATCAGGTATTTGATTATCTTCCTCTACAAATGTTATATAGAAAGGAgaaataacaatatttttttttcatgataggGCATAGGAAGAAATCAAAATACGTATCTATACTTATGTAGAATTCATTTGATGATATTGATATCTCCATACATTATCCTATTATTCCATATTACTATATcatacttatataatttttttaagaattttaatttaatatgttatatttatcaaaattttcctatttagttcattttcataaattttttatatttatagaaaCTATCATTTATATCagtattttcctttatattcccataaaattgaatcaattaataTTTCCATCATTGCTTACTTACTAGtgatttcaaaatgaaattaatttaatgtcTTTAAAAGGAAGGACAATTAATGGgtggaaaaaaaggaaatagtAAAAAGAatgtaaattttaatattttaggaaaactatcttattgttttttataataagatATCTCAAATgtatataattctttttttcttttcttgcattattcctttttattttctttctttcacattttctctcaaattttcaggaaccaaacatagtcttaacaTTTAGAAAAACCATATAAACAAGCTTAGTTATCGGAGTTTGAAAGCCtacttttttttccataaaagtattttatattttgccGAAACAAATATATTTTCGAAAGAAAgtgttattatttattattttttatgagattttttttatatataatttttttgctaGTGATGGTTGAAGAATGTCATAAAAAGATAAGATTatgagaagagaaagaaaaaaagatatttgatgagaagATCATGTGAAGGCTCAATTCAGTGAAGTCAtgtatgaaaaagaaaagtcaaATATGTAAAGCCAATAAGATGGAATACTACAAATACCAATATTTAAGTTGAAGTCAAGTGTAATCTTTAGACTTTGGACCTCATGATTTTGAAATGGGTGCCtaacaacataaaaaataaaatttactatTCATTAAACATTTGATaaacataaaaacaattttcaaaaaatattttctaaaataatttattatgtttggtttctagaaaaaaaaaacaaataaataataaataaataatgaatttattttatttaaataacaaaatatatatatatatattagaaaaaaaaagcataaaaaaggaaaaaatgttcAAGTTTTTACtcaacatttttctttaatagaGTGAAgcaaagttaagaaaaaaagtACATTCCCTATCAATATAATTTTATCTCCCAAACTTTcttagaaataattaaataaaaggaaacattatgttttctttttctttttatatattttctttctatttttatttctttccatctgaactcttataagaaaaattaagacATACAAGCAAAATTTGCTCTTTCCAtcctatatttttattgttgccATTTATTGATGAAGCATGTGCATGTGCATGTGCATGTGCATGAAAAACATTGACAAAATGATGAagcaaaaatagaaatatgaaaTCCTTGGTTCCTTTGGTAATAAACAACAAGAAAGGTCAACAAAACCAGCTACAAAAtaatttctagttttttttttttttttttttgtacaaaaattcttatttcttattttgaccATTCTTAAATGTAGCATCAAATCCGATCCCACATTGTGTGAGCTGGCTAAAGGTACATTGAGCATTCATAttccatttatatttatttaccttaaaatatttatttttaaaaaataatttttaaattaagtgtTTTCATGAAGCATGATTTTTATTAACgctaaattatatttttacacccattattatttccttaaatggattaaggttatgtttggttactagaaaatatcaaatacaaattaaaaaaatattaagaaaagatgattttcttttatttaaataacaagacaaaaatatgagaaaagactcattaaataaaaaagagaaaatgtttaaatttttactccatatttttctttggatgaaggaaaaaattttgtttctttatttatttttatatttttttaaaccaaacaaTGACTAAGTCTGGATTATTTCGGGGGCTTTCAAAAGCTTTCTACTTAGTTATATTAAGCTCATACAATACTTTGAATGATATTTAGTAATATatgaattcttaaaaatttgcTCTTTCCattctatatttttcttttttcttattttaaaatcataataatttgGTTGTAGATACTAGATACCCCATGGATGGAATGATTGGGTATTTTTCCttgtttgttttgatttttctttattttctaatattaacAAATTTAGAGGATTCTTGTTTTCATTCAATTAAtgtgataattattatttaattttataaaattattatttaaaatattatcattttataaaaaaactgtaagaaaaatatgaataggaaaataaaaaatatactacAGTTCTATTTGTTAACACCTATAAAAAGGACAAAAACCCTCTTAATAATTCACTTAAGACTTTTTCTCGACACACCCTTTCTTTCACTCTACACTTATTAAAATACGACGTCATCCGTTCAAGCTCACAAGCtagataacaaaaaataaaaaaataaaaaaaatcacttctcTTTGTTTTATCTTCTCTTTTATAACAAACTTTACACTATCGCAATGATTAGATAAGGACCAATGAGGccttttactaatttttttttaatgagaggAGTTTCAAATGTCCGAAGTTCCAACGTCATATTATTTGCTACCTATATGTATGTGTAGCATCATTGGATTCCCtactttttcaaaattgggAGGTGCTCATCTATATTGGAGATTTCTACCTAGTAActcttattaattattttttacattcaaagaaaaatttagatttttcagCAAATCCACATAATTAGGAACAATTCTACAcattattgaaaatttctagATTCTTTTAGGTTATGATTGGCTTTTGAAAAGCATTAAGGGAAggaaaaaatactataaaaaattgaaattctttgaaaccaaacacaaccttacCGAACCCTAGCAAGCTCCAAAATAGGTTCTAAGGAATCCTGATAACATTCGTTACTTACTTTTTTACTATGTGAATAATCTTTAGCCCTCCGATGAATACAAATGGAATGTCATTCTCACAAAGCTTGACATTTGATTAAGAAAAGAATGCTTAACAAGAACCATAAACCCCTTGATAAGCATTTCCCCAAAAGCTACGAGGGAAACATTAGGGATAAGCCATGAGGGATCCTCTCATATGCGTTCACCACCTCTAAAAAGGCTGAATCTTTTGATACTCCAAGCCAACAAATGTGAGAGGGCAAAAGAGACATGAAACAACCTGCACTTCGACTTCACATCTTCTTTCACTACCAAAAAGCTAGAGCTTTGCCTTTGTTTTCTAACACATAGTGTAAAGTAGCTACAAGACCTCTCAATTCTTTTGCACCATTCAAAGTTCTCAAGGCACAAAAATATGGCCCATTGCCCTTAATTTCTTACATTATTTGCTCTTATAGTGCCATCATTTGAACTTCACTTCTTTTCCCTTTTGTCCAAACTCCAAAGTAGGTTGGGATTCAATATGATGACCCCATTTGTATGATTAAGGAATTAGCCAAGTTTTTAAAGCTTGTAAGCATGCCAACACAATAACTTACATGATAAAGTTAGAACATCTTTATATGATGAAGGGAGGAGCCTCTTAGGTGCCACTAAAAGACATGATTGTACCAATGTTAGCCAACCAagtaattattatttgtttgattaatatcaattaatcatttttttagtgATCATTATAAATGATGAACACATGCAATTTAAAAACCGAAATatccaatatttaaaaattgtataatgaaacaagattaaataaaatttgattactATGATTTTCgagttttattcaaatatttgattattaCCCTCTACAAATGTTAGATAAATTTAAGGAAGAAATCAAAATACTTATATATAGTTATAATATATCTAAATATATTATTCTACTATTtcatactaaaattttaaaaaatcttaatttaatatatacattgttaatattttattatttgtcaaaattttcatgtgtagttaatttttatgatttttttatatttgtagaattttttattcataacaaTATTTTCCTTGAGATTCCCATAAAATCAATCCATTAGCCTTTCCATCATTGCTTACAAGTAAATTCAAAATAAGACTAAATTAATGTCTTTGAAAGGAAGGACACATATGGGTGGAAAAGGATGGGGaggggaaaggaaaaagaatgtaTATTTTAGTGGTTTAGAAAACCatcttattgttttttatgtCATTGTGTGTTAgggatgtttttgaaaataaaagtcaCTTTTATTCACTTGTGCTTGTCATAATCATATCATGGAAACTAGGCACCCACAAGGGCAAGTGGGAATGAACCTATCAAAATCAAACCCAAATAAATGGAGGATCAAAAAATAAGCATAATAGTTGTTGATGTTCTCCCTTTTGGCACCTCATGTTTGAAGATATGTTCACACTTTTATATGAGATGGTGTCCTATCTTTATCCACACCTCAAATCTAGTCTTCATGTTCTCCCTTATGCATAAAATTAttagtaaattaataataagataaGTTATTTAAAATGTGTGGTATTATTGACATCTCAAAAGGTTGAAAACCAAAAGCAAAGGTCATTCATTTGAGGTAGAGCaagtaaaattttgattttcatacttaattgcttttaattatttatttttagtactAGATTTTGGAATTATGTAACGTCTCATTCATAACCGTACGAATAATATCTATTTTGGATTCAATTGACTTTCATggctttaaaacatgtctacaaGTTAAGAGGAATTTTATGTAGATACGATAATCACCTCTCATGTAGATAAAATAACCACCCTCATGTAGATACAATAACCACCACTTATACGAATATGGCATCCTCATCATGTTCCATAAGATTGTGAAGTCAAATAGACAAACACACCTTTGTTAGGCTAAACAAACTCTCACATCGGTTTAAGAATCGACTTTTATACAATTTATAATGTCTTGCTCCTAATTGTGTAGATTTTATTTGTTGTAGATCAAATTAACTCTTACAcctttaaaacgcatctacgAGGTCAAAAGAAgtttatatatatctatatatatatatatactcttaagaacttttttctttattcaatttaataTGTCACAATtatgcttttaaaatatttttaataaaaattaatataattttgatattttttaaattttaattaaataaaaatttattttcaaaatataaataaaccaCATTTAAAAGTATGCTCAAGGCTAAGAGTTTCAACCAAATAcccataaaaattatatttttatttttagcattaaaaaacccccaaatttaaaatatattttgaaaaaaaaattaaaatataattttaaaagaaagtgttatcatttattattattattttaggagTTATTGTTGCCAGTGATGGTTGAATAATGTCACACAATGATAAGATtaggagaaggaaaaaaaaaccctagtgTGAATCCAAGATTCAGTCAAAGTCATGTATGAAAAAGAAAGTCAAATATGAAAAGCCCATAAAATGGAAACACCACAAATACCAATACGTAAGTTGAAGTCAATGCTTGTGTAATCTTTAGACATTGGACCTCATGGTTTTGAAATGGATGGCTAACCACATGTTACATAaatttattacataaaaaatacaatttattatttattaaaaatttgataaacataaaaacaattttttaaaaaaaatataataggttgcattttgtttctaaaataatttatttttattttttaccaacaattcttatttttatttttaccattcTTGAAAATACAATGAGTTGGCTAAAGGCGTTTTTAAACATTCATAttccttttatatttataaatcttaaaatattttattttttaaaataattttgaaaatagtaagggtctatttggtaattatattagaaaacagttttattttcaaaacaattttttgatgttttgtaaaataaaaatttgttttgaaacctaaaatatttttaatatattttttatatttttaaatatattttaaaattaatttttatatttagtgttttatttttaattattttacatatttgtataattattttgttaaaataattttaaaaaacaaatgaaaataacaaaaaataattaaaagatattctcTAAAACACTTTgatttctattcttaagaatagaaaataaaaaagagtttttaattgtcaaatatgttttcatgtttttttattagttaccaaataggccttaaatttttattttcataatttaaaaaaagaaggaaaaattagtcattaataatattattttctttcaaactttcttagaaatcatcaaataaaataaaattttatatttttattacttttttatatatatatttttgtattatattttctaaaatccaaaaatagcataactttaaaatatttttctctttcccaccattctcattttcctttccttacaATGCTTTGAATTGTATGGTATTTAGTAACATATGAATGATCTTATAAGAGAAACTAAATTATACAAGGGAAACATGCTCCttccattttatatttttctttttttggtgaaaGATACAATTTTActttcaattaatttaaaaaattattattttaaaattaatttggttgtagatttgaattggttttttttttctttttttgttttaatttttcctgtttattttttttaatattaacaaATTCTTGGTTTAGCCGTTAATGTAGGAGGGTTAATAGATTACTAAATTAGatgtgtttaattttttaaaataaaattaaatattagaaaaaatatgaatgagaattgaGAATTCAAAGAATTTAGATACTTTCCCGAGAAAGAAGATACTCACACGGAATGGAATCCTCTGTTCACACGAGGAGAAAACCCTCCTAAAATCTGTGCgctatatatgcatatatagaGGTGAAATTGGGTGATACGAGGGAGCTGGTGTTCTTGAAGCTCTATCATGGAGATGGAGACTGCTTCACCAAAGTCTTCCATGGTGAATCGTCTCAACTCCGCCGTGGGAAACAGCATAGTGGGGAAGCGATTCAAGTTCGCAGAGAGGAAGACGACGTTCACCACGGAGCTTCGGGCGGGCACCGCAACGTTTCTTACTTTGGCCTACATCTTGGCCGTCAACGCCAGTGTATTGACGGACTCCGGCGGGACTTGTTCTGTTTCCGATTGTGTGCCTCTCTGCTCCGACACGACGGTGTCCGTGGCTAACTGCTCCGGCAATGGGCTTCGGGTGGTTCAACCGGATGTGTCGTGTAAGTTTGACCCGGTTAACCCGGGATACTCGGCATGTTTGGCTAAGGTGAAGAAGGATCTTATAGTGGCGACGGCGGCTTCGGCGTTGATTGGGTGTGTGATCATGGGGGCTTTTGCTAATCTGCCACTGGGTTTGGCTCCGGGGATGGGAACGAATGCTTATTTTGCATACACTGTCGTGGGGTATCATGGCTCCGGTTCGGTCTCGTACCAGAACGCTTTAGCGGCGGTTTTTATCGAAGGTTTGATCTTTCTGCTTATTTCGGCGGTTGGATTACGGACGAAACTCGCGAAACTCGTTCCGAAACCAGTTCGAATCTCGGCGTCAGCCGGAATCGGGTTGTTTCTCGCGTTTATCGGGTTGCAGAACAACCAAGGAATCGGGTTGATTGGTTACAGCTCCGCCACCATGGTGACTCTGGGGGCATGTCCGGCGTCGAAGCGTGTGTCGCTCGCGCCGGTCACCACTCTAGCAAACGGCACTGTTTCTCTAATCCCCGGAGGAACCGTCTCCGGTGGGCTCCTCTGCCTCAATGGCCGCATGGAGAGCCCTACGTTCTGGCTCGCTATCGTGGGCTTCGTCATCATCGCGTACTGTATGGTGAAGAACGTGAAAGGGGCGATGATCTACGGCATCGTCTTCGTCACCGCCGTCTCATGGTTCCGAAACACCGAAGTCACTGCATTCCCCCACACCGCTGCCGGAGACTCAGCGTACGATTACTTCAAAAAAGTCGTCGAATTCCACCCCATTAAGAAAACCGCCGGAGCTCTCAGCTTCAAGGGCCTCAACAAAGGCAACTTCTGGGAAGCCATGGTCACCTTCCTCTACGTCGACATCCTCGACACCACCGGAACCCTCTACTCCATGGCCCGCTTCGCCGGCTTCACCGACGAAAAAGGCAACTTCGAGGGCCAGTACGCGGCCTTCATGTCGGACGCAAGCGCCATCGTCGTGGGCTCCCTCCTCGGCACTTCGCCGGTGACGGCGTTCGTAGAATCATCGACCGGAATCCGGGAAGGGGGGCGGACGGGAATGACAGCGCTGACCGTAGCAGCGTACTTCTTCTTATCTCTATTCTTCACGCCGCTGTTGGCATCAATACCGGCGTGGGCGGTAGGACCGCCGCTGATACTAGTTGGAGTTCTGATGATGAGAGCAGTGTTGGAGATAGAATGGAATGATATGAGGCAAGCAATTCCGGCCTTTGTGACCTTGCTTCTGATGCCCTTGACCTACTCCATCGCCTATGGTCTGATTGGTGGAATTGGGACCTTCATTGTCCTCCATCTCTGGGATTGGACAGTGGCTCTCTTGAGGCAATTCGGAATTCTCAAGGGACCCAAGagcaataacaataacaatgatGCTTCCATTTCCGGTGGCAATGGAGTCCATGCTGGTAATCCTCATGTGGATGGAAATGCGAAGCCAATTGATCAAGTATAGTGTGTTTGGGTTGTTGGGGTAGAAAGAAGAAGGAACAGCAACATCTGTATGTACATTATCTATTTGTGGTtctaatgttttttttgtttagtatTCCTTGCCTTGTGCTATGAAAactatttcatttgaaaaaaatttgtgtCTAAATGACACCTGGATCTTATAAAAATTTGTGTCTAAATGGTCTGGTCTGGTCTAGTAGATTTTTTCACCAATCAATATTGgttcaaatttaaatatttgattatatgTTAACAGCTCTCTAACTAATAAAATGTAAGAACCGACAAAAATGGTCCAATCCTACTGTGTCGTGCACAAATTTCattgttaaaatatataaaatatgggAATACATTATTTGTTAGATGGTTAAATTTAACTCTCAATGGTTCAAGcatttaaatgtttaataaaattaagtcacatttaatttatgaaaaaacttttacAATGGATTTTATTACCATAAAGttaaaaaagtttgaaatataCAATATACTATATTACACTAAGCTCTTGTTGTTACTTTAAATTCGCTTAatctaatatgaaaaaaaacagtttattctcatatttttatGTGTCCTATCTTTCCTAGTCACAATCAATCTTATATCGAAAAGATCATTTATCTTCACACTTCTCTAGGTTTGACCTTTTTTAACCACGGTTCGAACCTCTCATGAGAAATGACTCATGTGTCTTATGGGAAAAATATGTCCAAATATGTTAAATAGTTCGAGTTAATTAGGTCAAATTTACATTACACATCACCACTCAAAGACCATTGTCGTAGTAGTTAGCCACGATTATCGTTGGGTTAGAGCATGGAGGCACATAATCGAAAATCGTGCATGTCTCGCTAAAATTCATCCATATACTAGCATTGATGGCTAAGATGTAGGTCAATCGTTTTCCTACTCTACTATTTCCCTTGAACAAGTTAAACGAGTCATCATTAAAGACTTTGGTGAAGTAGTCTCCATCTCCGATTAAGAGTTCAAGAATGGCAACTTCCTCATTCACCAAATTTCTATGTATTTCCCCTCTCTTtatatataacatatattttaattattgatttttcccCCTCTTGCATATTTGTTGTGATTAGATTGTTCATTTAATTATTAGCTTATAAGAAATTTTTATCTATATTATATTGATAAAATTCAATCta
Proteins encoded:
- the LOC100263955 gene encoding adenine/guanine permease AZG1 encodes the protein MEMETASPKSSMVNRLNSAVGNSIVGKRFKFAERKTTFTTELRAGTATFLTLAYILAVNASVLTDSGGTCSVSDCVPLCSDTTVSVANCSGNGLRVVQPDVSCKFDPVNPGYSACLAKVKKDLIVATAASALIGCVIMGAFANLPLGLAPGMGTNAYFAYTVVGYHGSGSVSYQNALAAVFIEGLIFLLISAVGLRTKLAKLVPKPVRISASAGIGLFLAFIGLQNNQGIGLIGYSSATMVTLGACPASKRVSLAPVTTLANGTVSLIPGGTVSGGLLCLNGRMESPTFWLAIVGFVIIAYCMVKNVKGAMIYGIVFVTAVSWFRNTEVTAFPHTAAGDSAYDYFKKVVEFHPIKKTAGALSFKGLNKGNFWEAMVTFLYVDILDTTGTLYSMARFAGFTDEKGNFEGQYAAFMSDASAIVVGSLLGTSPVTAFVESSTGIREGGRTGMTALTVAAYFFLSLFFTPLLASIPAWAVGPPLILVGVLMMRAVLEIEWNDMRQAIPAFVTLLLMPLTYSIAYGLIGGIGTFIVLHLWDWTVALLRQFGILKGPKSNNNNNDASISGGNGVHAGNPHVDGNAKPIDQV